A stretch of Saccharothrix texasensis DNA encodes these proteins:
- a CDS encoding carbon-nitrogen hydrolase family protein — translation MEYDELVVAVAQHAPVPGDVAENARRAADVVSEAGDADLVLFPLLSLTGYDLDRLAEQACWVTADDPRLDVVREASRAHGVTAVVGAAWLGPDGRRLLASVALSPDGSVDVVGKQYPSRAERELFEPDEPAPPVDVRGWRVALAVCYDAAAPEHALRAARRGADVYAVSALYTEGQEGRLDVHPAARAMDHRMYALVANLAGAGPGWRSCGGSGVWHPDGRRVVAAGAGPRVVTARLERAELDRLRADDRRAGYRG, via the coding sequence GTGGAATACGACGAGTTGGTGGTCGCCGTCGCGCAGCACGCGCCCGTGCCCGGTGACGTCGCGGAGAACGCGCGCCGCGCGGCCGACGTGGTCTCCGAGGCCGGTGACGCGGACCTGGTGCTGTTCCCGCTGCTGTCGCTGACCGGCTACGACCTGGACCGGCTCGCCGAGCAGGCGTGCTGGGTGACGGCCGACGACCCGCGGCTGGACGTGGTCCGCGAGGCGAGCCGGGCGCACGGGGTCACGGCGGTGGTCGGCGCGGCGTGGCTGGGGCCGGACGGTCGCCGGTTGCTGGCGTCGGTGGCGTTGTCCCCGGACGGTTCGGTCGACGTGGTCGGCAAGCAGTACCCGAGCCGGGCCGAGCGGGAACTGTTCGAGCCGGACGAGCCCGCGCCGCCGGTGGACGTCCGGGGTTGGCGGGTGGCGCTGGCCGTCTGCTACGACGCGGCGGCCCCCGAGCACGCGCTGCGAGCCGCCCGGCGCGGCGCGGACGTGTACGCGGTGTCGGCGCTGTACACCGAGGGCCAGGAAGGGCGGCTCGACGTGCACCCGGCGGCCCGCGCGATGGACCACCGGATGTACGCGCTGGTGGCGAACCTGGCCGGCGCCGGTCCGGGGTGGCGTTCGTGCGGCGGCAGCGGGGTGTGGCACCCGGACGGGCGGCGGGTGGTCGCGGCGGGCGCGGGGCCGCGGGTCGTCACGGCCCGGCTGGAGCGCGCCGAGCTCGACCGGTTGCGCGCGGACGACCGGCGAGCCGGATACCGGGGGTAG